In the genome of Variibacter gotjawalensis, one region contains:
- a CDS encoding LON peptidase substrate-binding domain-containing protein, protein MPMNAVYRGPADLPQVIPVFPLAGALLLPRGQMPLNIFEPRYLAMIDDALTDRHRLIGMIQPDQTQGHDNDHPTLFRVGCVGRITQLAESGDGRYVLQLTGIARFRVEEELSVSTPYRQCRVTFSPYAIDFKARHGEEGVDRKAVVDVLTAFLKAKKLKADWDGINNAPNEALVNALAMMSPYGVAEKQALLEALDLKTRAEILVAITEMELAKSDDSGETPLQ, encoded by the coding sequence ATGCCGATGAACGCCGTCTATCGCGGGCCAGCCGACCTGCCGCAGGTGATCCCTGTCTTTCCGCTCGCCGGGGCCTTGCTGCTCCCGCGCGGACAAATGCCGCTCAACATCTTCGAGCCGCGCTATCTCGCGATGATCGACGATGCGCTGACTGACCGGCATCGCCTGATCGGCATGATACAGCCGGACCAGACGCAAGGCCACGATAACGATCACCCGACGCTGTTCCGTGTCGGCTGCGTCGGCCGCATCACGCAGCTCGCCGAGTCGGGCGATGGCCGTTACGTGCTGCAACTCACCGGTATCGCGCGTTTCCGCGTCGAAGAAGAACTCTCCGTCTCGACGCCCTATCGTCAATGCCGCGTGACGTTCTCGCCTTACGCGATCGACTTCAAGGCGCGTCACGGCGAAGAGGGTGTCGATCGCAAAGCCGTGGTCGATGTGCTGACCGCCTTCCTCAAAGCCAAGAAGCTCAAGGCCGATTGGGACGGGATCAACAACGCGCCTAATGAAGCGCTCGTCAACGCGCTCGCGATGATGTCGCCGTACGGCGTCGCCGAGAAGCAGGCACTGCTCGAAGCTTTGGACCTCAAGACACGCGCCGAAATTCTTGTCGCCATCACGGAAATGGAACTGGCGAAGAGCGACGATTCGGGCGAAACACCGCTGCAATAA
- a CDS encoding prolyl-tRNA synthetase associated domain-containing protein, producing MKTPADLFAFLDSHAIPHTTIEHPAVFTVEESKSLRGTIPGSHTKNLFLKDKKGALFLMVAQEDTVIPLKSLHTLVGASGRFSFGSADLLREVWGVEPGSVTPFGAINDTECRVNVLLDAAMLRNEPLNYHPLQNTMTTSVSRDGLMRFFAATGHAPRILDFEAAV from the coding sequence ATGAAAACACCCGCCGATTTGTTCGCCTTCCTCGATTCGCACGCAATCCCCCACACGACGATCGAGCATCCAGCCGTTTTCACGGTCGAGGAGTCGAAATCGCTGCGCGGCACGATTCCCGGCAGCCATACGAAGAATTTGTTCCTCAAGGACAAGAAGGGCGCTCTTTTCCTGATGGTCGCGCAGGAAGACACCGTGATCCCGCTGAAAAGCCTTCACACGCTCGTCGGCGCCTCCGGCCGCTTCTCATTCGGCTCGGCCGACCTCCTGCGCGAGGTTTGGGGCGTCGAACCGGGCTCCGTCACCCCGTTCGGGGCGATCAACGACACCGAATGCCGGGTCAACGTGCTGCTCGACGCCGCGATGCTGCGCAACGAACCTCTGAACTACCATCCACTGCAGAACACGATGACCACCTCGGTCAGCCGAGACGGCCTGATGCGGTTCTTCGCCGCCACCGGCCATGCACCGCGCATTCTGGACTTCGAGGCTGCCGTTTGA
- the trxA gene encoding thioredoxin has translation MSLLQSDGAAPPAPVGDLIKETTTQTFVADVIEASKQQPVMVDFWAEWCGPCKQLTPVIEKVVKAAKGKVKLVKMNIDHHPQISQQMGIQSIPAVIAFVNGQPIDGFMGALPEGQVTQFVERLIKDRVGGEEQDLLAAAEAALVGGDAGQAAEIFAALLEAEPDNLIALAGLTRCYVALGAIDQAKQTLALVPPAKQNDPVVAAARAAIDVAEQANSVGPITELEQKVAADPLDHQARFDLAIALNGQNKREEALEHLIAIVKRDRKWNDDGARKQLVQFFEAWGPMDEATVLGRRKLSSILFS, from the coding sequence ATGAGCCTTCTGCAATCCGACGGCGCAGCCCCGCCAGCGCCCGTAGGCGATCTGATCAAAGAGACGACGACGCAGACCTTTGTGGCCGACGTCATCGAGGCGTCGAAGCAGCAGCCCGTGATGGTCGACTTCTGGGCCGAGTGGTGCGGCCCCTGCAAGCAGCTCACGCCCGTGATCGAGAAGGTGGTGAAAGCCGCCAAGGGCAAGGTGAAGCTGGTCAAGATGAACATCGACCATCACCCGCAGATCTCGCAGCAGATGGGCATTCAGTCGATCCCGGCCGTCATCGCATTCGTCAACGGCCAGCCGATCGACGGCTTCATGGGTGCGCTGCCGGAAGGTCAGGTCACGCAATTCGTCGAGCGCCTCATCAAGGATCGCGTCGGCGGCGAGGAGCAGGATCTGCTCGCGGCTGCAGAAGCCGCGCTGGTGGGAGGCGACGCCGGCCAAGCTGCCGAGATCTTCGCGGCCCTGCTGGAAGCCGAACCCGACAATCTCATCGCGCTCGCGGGCCTCACGCGTTGCTACGTCGCGCTCGGCGCGATCGATCAGGCCAAGCAGACGCTCGCGCTGGTTCCTCCGGCCAAGCAAAACGATCCGGTGGTCGCCGCCGCGCGCGCCGCGATCGACGTCGCCGAACAGGCGAACAGCGTCGGCCCGATCACCGAACTCGAACAGAAGGTCGCGGCCGATCCGCTCGACCATCAGGCGCGTTTCGATCTCGCCATCGCGCTCAACGGACAAAACAAGCGCGAAGAAGCGCTCGAACATCTGATTGCGATCGTGAAGCGCGACCGCAAATGGAACGACGACGGAGCGCGCAAGCAGCTCGTCCAGTTTTTTGAAGCCTGGGGACCGATGGACGAAGCGACGGTTTTGGGCCGCCGCAAGTTGTCGTCGATCCTGTTTTCGTAG
- a CDS encoding Trm112 family protein, producing the protein MSEAEHTVDPKLLELLVCPLTKSTLEYDAAKQELISRAAKLAYPIRDGIPIMLPEEARQIEG; encoded by the coding sequence GTGAGCGAAGCCGAACACACCGTCGATCCGAAACTGCTCGAGCTTCTCGTTTGTCCGCTGACCAAGTCGACGCTCGAATACGACGCCGCGAAGCAGGAACTCATCTCGCGTGCCGCCAAGCTCGCGTATCCGATCCGCGATGGAATTCCGATCATGCTGCCCGAAGAAGCACGGCAGATCGAAGGGTAA